A region from the Lolium perenne isolate Kyuss_39 chromosome 4, Kyuss_2.0, whole genome shotgun sequence genome encodes:
- the LOC127295444 gene encoding guanine nucleotide exchange factor SPIKE 1, protein MDSTAAGEGQRFKRIPRQSCARNLELDPLLNENLEQWPHLNELVKCYKADFVKDDCKYGHYESVAPPSFQNQIFEGPDTDMETELQLCNARHSKPEETTEDDMPSTSGRQTYETELSASTSKIHCTISPLPAYEPAFDWDNERSLIFGQRVPESLPATHSSGLKITVKVLSLSFQAGLVEPFSGTVCLYNRDRREKLSEDFYFNILPTEMQDAHISLDRRGVFSLDAPSPSICLLIQLEKAATDEGGVTPSVYSRKEPVHLTEKEKQKLQVWSRIMPYREPFAWAMIPLFENNHSAGAGDTASPSSPLAPSMPGSSSQDSIVEPISKFTLDGKINNYSSGTSVIIEIPNLNKVKESYIEDSLQDPKRKVHKPVKGVLRLEVEKLHNDRNDVDTISEGGSMNSELHDAGELNNGRHSRNSVDGIHSSLNSSTIVKKDTRPNGQNSQAENGDNFQAFDFRMLARSEPFSQLFHCLYVYPLTVSLSRKRNLFVRVELRNDDSDMSKLPVEAVHPRDHNTALQKCAHTQISVGTRMSCYHDEVKISLPALLTPQHHLLFTFFHVDLQMKLEAPKPVIVGYAALPLSTHIQLLSDISLPILRELVPHYLQESGKERMNYLEDGKTVFRLRLRLCSSLFPVNERIRDFFVEYDRHTLHTSPPWGSELLEAINSLKNVEYTALLHFLQPILNMLLHLIGDGGETLQVAAFRAMVNILTRVQQESSDGAERNRFLVNYVDFAFDDFGDRQTHVYPGLSTVWGSLARSKAKGYRVGPVYDDVLAMAWFFLELIVKSMGLEQSRLFYHNLPLGEDVPPLQLKEGVFRCIMQLFDCLLTEVHERCKKGLNLAKRLNSTLAFFCYDLLSIIEPRQVFELVSLYMDKFAGVCQSVLHDCKLTFLQIICDHDLFVEMPGRDPSDRNYLSSVLIQEIFLTLDHDDLSQRAKAARILVVLICKHEFDARYQKSEDKLYIAQLYFPLIGQILDEMPVFYNLNVIEKREVLVVILQIIRNLDDTTLVKAWQQSIARTRLFFKLLEECITHFEHNRAGDSLLVGSSSRSSDAERPASPKYSDRLSPSVNTYLSEASRHEIRPQGTPENGFMWNRISPELGSPNQPYSLREALAQAQSSRIGATTRALRESLHPILRQKLELWEENLSSAVSLEVLGIIEKFSVAAASRSISTDYAKLDCVTSILMGLLSRSQPLTFWKAFLPVLYNIFSLHGATLMSRENDRFLKQIAFHLLRLAVFRNDSVRKRAVLGLQILVRNSFNYFKSTTRLRVMLTITLSELLSDVQVTQMKSDGSLEESGEARRLRKSLEEMADVRSKDQLIDCGLPITALEVAAEGSTDNRWSWVEVKHLSKCLVQALDAGLEHALLGSVMTVDRCAAAEGFYKLALAYAPVPDLHIMWLLHLCDAHQEMQSCAEAAQCAVAVAGVIMQALVGRNDAVWNKEHVASLCRICPVVGTDVGTEVAAAEVEGYGASKLTVDSAVKYLQLANKLFAQAELYHFCASIQELIIPVYKSRRSYGQLAKCHTSLANIYESILEQEASPIPFVDATYYRVGFYGERFGKLNKKEYVFREPRDVRLGDIMVKLNRTYEAKMDGNQTLHIIPDSRQVNADELQPGVCYLQITAVDPVMEDEDLESRRERILSLSTGTVRARVFDRFLFDTPFTKNGKTQGGLEDQWKRRTVLQTEGSFPALVNRLVVIKSESLEFSPVENAIGMIETRTSALRNELEEPRSSEGDQLPRLQSLQRILQGSVAVQVNSGLLSVCTAFLSGEPATRLRSQELQQLIAALLEFMAVCKRAIRVHFRLIGEEDEEFHTQLVDGFQSLTAELSHYIPAILSEL, encoded by the exons atggatTCTACGGCGGCGGGGGAGGGGCAGCGGTTCAAGCGGATTCCGAGGCAGTCGTGTGCGCGGAACCTGGAGCTGGATCCACTG CTCAATGAAAATCTGGAGCAGTGGCCACATCTAAACGAGCTGGTGAAGTGTTATAAGGCTGATTTCGTGAAAGATGACTGCAAATATGGACACTATGAGAGTGTTGCGCCGCCGTCCTTTCAGAATCAAATTTTTGAGGGACCTGATACCGACATGGAAACAG AATTGCAGCTTTGCAACGCTAGGCATTCCAAGCCAGAGGAAACTACTGAAGATGATATGCCGAGCACCTCAGGGAGGCAAACATATGAGACTGAACTATCTGCTTCAACTTCAAAAATT CATTGTACTATCTCACCTTTACCGGCATATGAACCGGCATTTGATTGGGACAATGAGAGATCTCTGATATTCGGCCAACGCGTACCAGAAAGTCTCCCTGCAACACACAGCAG TGGATTGAAGATAACTGTGAAGGTATTATCTTTGTCGTTCCAAGCTGGATTAGTTG AACCTTTTAGCGGTACAGTCTGCTTGTACAACAGAGATAGGAGAGAAAAGCTATCAGAAGACTTCTACTTTAACATACTTCCAACAGAAATGCAAGAT GCTCATATTTCTTTGGACCGTCGGGGTGTTTTTTCACTGGATGCCCCTTCACCATCAATCTGCCTTCTGATCCAGCTAGAAAAGGCTGCTACTGATGAAGGGGGAGTAACTCCTTCAGTTTATTCCCGCAAAGAACCT GTGCACTTGACTGAGAAAGAGAAGCAGAAGCTGCAAGTTTGGTCTCGAATCATGCCATATAGAGAGCCATTTGCATGGGCAATGATTCCTCTATTCGAAAACAACCATTCTGCTGGCGCTGGTGATACTGCCTCTCCTAGCAGCCCTTTAGCACCAAGTATGCCAGGCTCAAGCTCTCAAGATAGCATTGTGGAGCCTATTTCCAAATTCACGTTAGATGGAAAAATCAACAATTATTCAAGTGGAACTTCAGTTATCATAGAGATACCGAACTTAAACAAAGTGAAGGAAAGCTACATAGAGGACTCCCTCCAA GATCCGAAACGGAAAGTACACAAACCAGTGAAAGGTGTACTGAGGCTAGAAGTGGAAAAACTCCATAATGACCGCAATGACGTGGATACCATTTCTGAAGGTGGGAGCATGAACAGTGAATTGCATGATGCTGGCGAGCTCAATAATGGCAGACACAGCAGGAATAGCGTTGATGGGATCCATAGTTCTCTGAATTCTAGTACCATTGTCAAGAAAGATACACGCCCGAATGGTCAAAATTCGCAGGCAGAGAATGGCGACAAT TTTCAAGCGTTCGACTTTCGGATGCTGGCCCGGAGTGAACCATTTTCACAACTCTTCCACTGCCTCTATGTGTACCCATTGACTGTTAGCTTGAGCCGCAAAAGAAATCTATTTGTAAGAGTAGAATTGAGAAACGATGATTCTGACATGAGCAAACTTCCAGTAGAG GCTGTTCATCCAAGGGATCATAATACAGCACTACAGAAGTGTGCCCATACCCAAATTTCTGTTGGCACAAGAATGTCTTGCTACCATGATGAAGTCAAGATCAGTCTGCCTGCTCTATTAACGCCCCAACATCATCTTCTGTTCACATTTTTCCATGTAGATCTCCAAATGAAACTTGAAGCCCCTAAACCA GTGATTGTGGGATACGCTGCACTTCCATTGTCAACACACATTCA GTTACTTTCGGACATATCTTTGCCAATTTTGCGAGAGCTTGTTCCGCATTACCTGCAGGAAAGTGGAAAG GAAAGAATGAACTACCTGGAGGATGGAAAAACTGTTTTCAGGCTGCGGTTAAGACTTTGCTCTTCGTTGTTTCCAGTTAATGAAAGGATAAGAGACTTTTTCGTCGAGTATGACCGTCACACACTACATACAAGTCCACCTTGGGGTTCTGAGCTTCTTGAG GCCATAAATAGTTTAAAGAATGTTGAATATACGGCATTGCTGCACTTTCTTCAACCAATACTCAATATGCTGCTGCATCttattggcgatggtggtgaaacCCTGCAG GTTGCTGCATTTCGTGCCATGGTTAATATTCTAACCCG GGTGCAACAGGAATCATCTGATGGGGCTGAGAGAAATAGGTTTCTTGTTAATTATGTTGATTTTGCTTTCGATGACTTCGGCGATCGGCAGACACATGTGTACCCTGGGCTATCTACTGTTTGGGGTAGCCTAGCTCGGAGTAAG GCTAAAGGTTATAGAGTTGGACCTGTCTATGATGATGTATTGGCAATGGCATGGTTTTTTCTGGAGCTTATTGTAAAATCAATGGGACTGGAACAAAGTCGTCTTTTCTACCACAATCTTCCACTGG GTGAAGATGTCCCACCACTACAGTTGAAAGAAGGAGTCTTCAGATGTATAATGCAGCTATTTGATTGCCTTCTAACTGAGGTTCATGAACGTTGTAAAAAGGGCTTAAACTTGGCAAAGCGCTTGAACAGCACTCTTGCTTTCTTCTGTTACGATCTTTTATCAATCATTGAGCCACGCCAAGTTTTTGAGTTG GTTTCGTTGTATATGGACAAGTTTGCAGGGGTTTGCCAGTCAGTCCTCCATGATTGCAAGTTGACATTCCTGCAAATAATATGTGATCACGATCTGTTTGTTGAGATGCCTGGTCGGGATCCGTCTGATAG GAATTATCTCTCATCTGTCCTTATTCAAGAGATCTTTCTCACCCTTGACCATGATGATTTATCACAGCGAGCGAAA GCGGCTCGTATTTTGGTTGTCCTAATATGCAAGCATGAATTTGACGCACGATATCAAAAAAGCGAAGACAAGTTGTACATTGCTCAGCTGTATTTTCCTCTTATAGGACAG ATTCTGGATGAGATGCCTGTGTTCTATAATCTAAATGTCATTGAAAAGCGTGAAGTGCTAGTAGTCATTTTGCAAATCATAAGAAACTTGGATGACACGACTCTTGTAAAAGCATGGCAACAGAGCATTGCTAGAACCCGATTGTTCTTCAAGCTATTGGAAGAATGTATAACCCATTTTGAG CATAACAGAGCGGGAGACAGCTTGCTAGTAGGCTCTAGTTCTCGGAGCTCTGATGCTGAGCGCCCTGCGTCCCCCAAGTATTCTGACCGGCTATCCCCATCAGTCAATACATATTTGTCGGAGGCTTCACGCCATGAAATAAGG CCTCAGGGAACACCAGAAAATGGATTCATGTGGAACAGGATTAGTCCTGAGCTAGGTTCCCCAAATCAACCATATTCATTGAGAGAAGCCCTTGCCCAAGCACAATCTTCAAGAATTGGAGCAACAACCAGGGCACTGAGAGAGTCTCTGCATCCAATACTGAGACAAAAGTTG GAACTCTGGGAAGAAAATCTTAGTAGCGCTGTGAGTCTTGAAGTGTTGGGAATAATTGAGAAGTTTTCGGTTGCGGCAGCTTCTCGCAGCATCTCGACTGACTATGCTAAGCTAGATTGTGTAACATCTATCTTAATGGGTCTTCTATCTAGGAGCCAGCCCTTAACTTTTTGGAAAGCTTTCCTTCCTGTGCTCTATAATATATTTAGTCTACATGGTGCAACACTAATGTCAAGGGAGAATGACCGCTTCTTGAAGCAAATTGCGTTTCATCTATTGCGACTGGCTGTATTCCGAAATGATTCTGTCAGAAAAAGGGCCGTTCTTGGGTTGCAGATCCTTGTTAGG AACTCATTCAACTATTTCAAGAGCACCACAAGGCTGAGGGTCATGCTGACTATTACTTTGTCAGAATTGCTGTCTGATGTGCAAGTAACTCAGATGaaatctgatggatctcttgaagaAAGTGGTGAAGCTCGGCGTCTTAGGAAATCATTAGAGGAAATGGCTGATGTAAGGAGTAAGGATCAGTTGATCGATTGTGGCCTTCCTATTACTGCACTGGAAGTGGCTGCTGAAGGTTCCACAGACAATAGGTGGTCTTGGGTAGAGGTCAAGCATCTTTCAAAATGTCTAGTCCAAGCCCTTGATGCTGGCCTTGAACATGCCCTTTTG GGGTCTGTAATGACTGTGGACAGGTGTGCAGCTGCTGAGGGCTTCTACAAGTTAGCATTGGCCTATGCGCCTGTTCCGGACCTTCACATTATGTGGTTACTGCACCTATGTGATGCGCACCAGGAGATGCAATCATGCGCTGAAGCTGCGCAATGTGCAGTTGCTGTAGCTGGTGTGATCATGCAG GCCCTTGTTGGAAGGAACGATGCTGTGTGGAACAAGGAGCATGTTGCTTCTCTCTGTAGGATTTGTCCTGTTGTGGGCACTGATGTGGGCACAGAAGTAGCTGCAGCAGAAGTCGAGGGATATGGTGCATCCAAGCTTACAGTGGATTCAGCTGTCAAGTATCTTCAACTTGCGAACAAACTCTTCGCGCAAGCTGAACTATACCACTTTTGTGCTAGCATTCAGGAACTCATCATTCCGGTGTATAAAAGCAGAAGATCTTATGGGCAGTTGGCTAAATGCCACACGTCACTTGCGAACATCTACGAGTCAATTCTTGAACAGGAGGCTAGCCCTATCCCATTCGTTGATGCTACTTACTACAGAGTTGGATTTTATGGCGAAAGATTTGGCAAACTCAACAAAAAGGAGTATGTGTTTAGGGAGCCACGGGATGTTCGGCttggtgacattatggtgaagcTTAATCGTACCTATGAGGCTAAGATGGATGGCAATCAAACCTTACATATCATTCCTGACTCGAGACAAGTTAATGCTGATGAGCTGCAACCTGGTGTATGCTATCTACAGATAACTGCTGTTGATCCTGTAATGGAGGACGAGGACTTGGAGAGCAGGAGAGAAAGGATTCTCTCTTTATCTACTGGCACTGTTCGTGCCCGTGTGTTTGACCGTTTCCTTTTCGACACACCGTTCACAAAGAATGGAAAAACACAAGGTGGCCTAGAAGATCAATGGAAGAGGCGCACAGTGCTCCAGACAGAGGGTTCCTTTCCTGCTTTGGTAAATCGTCTGGTGGTGATAAAGTCTGAATCTCTAGAGTTTTCGCCTGTCGAAAATGCGATTGGAATGATTGAAACAAGGACATCTGCGTTGAGAAATGAGCTAGAAGAACCGCGGAGTTCTGAAGGTGATCAATTACCAAGACTTCAAAGCCTGCAAAGGATACTCCAAGGAAGTGTGGCTGTTCAG GTTAATAGTGGTCTATTAAGTGTGTGCACTGCATTCTTATCTGGCGAGCCTGCAACCAGGCTCAGATCTCAAGAGCTGCAACAGCTCATAGCCGCATTGCTTGAGTTCATGGCTGTCTGCAAGCGCGCAATCCGTGTGCATTTTAGGTTGATAGGGGAAGAAGACGAGGAGTTCCACACGCAACTTGTCGATGGGTTTCAGTCTCTTACTGCTGAGCTTTCTCACTATATTCCTGCTATCCTTTCGGAGCTCTGA